The following DNA comes from Massilia sp. KIM.
TCGGCTATGTCGACGCCTACGTGATGTACCAGTTATTGCACGACCCCGACCATTGGCCCACTTCGGATGAATGATGGACATTGCTAAGACCGAGAGACTACGCCTGCGCCTGATCGGCGAAGACGACGCCGAATTCTTCCTGCGCGTCATGAACGACCCGGATTTCGTCGCCTACGTGGGCGACCGCGGCCTGCGCACCCGCGCCGACGCGCTGCGCGCCCTGCGCGACGGCCCGCTGGCGATGCAGGCCGAGCGCGGCCATTCGCTCTACCTGGTCGAACGCCTGGAAGATGGCGCCCCTCTCGGTTTCAGCGGCCTGATCAAGCGCGAGACCCTGGAGGACGTCGATATCGGCTACGCCTTTCTGCCCGATTACCGTGGACACGGCTATGCGCTGGAAGCGGCCCGCGCGGTGGTGGGGCAGGCGCGC
Coding sequences within:
- a CDS encoding GNAT family N-acetyltransferase → MDIAKTERLRLRLIGEDDAEFFLRVMNDPDFVAYVGDRGLRTRADALRALRDGPLAMQAERGHSLYLVERLEDGAPLGFSGLIKRETLEDVDIGYAFLPDYRGHGYALEAARAVVGQARSLGIPRLAAITAPDNAASIALLLKLGMRFERSKVLAPETSPVNLYLLELAA